The following are encoded together in the Oreochromis niloticus isolate F11D_XX linkage group LG12, O_niloticus_UMD_NMBU, whole genome shotgun sequence genome:
- the LOC109204601 gene encoding lymphocyte antigen 6G-like translates to MMQLYAALILSVTLSAACGLRCYTCYLSDPKSCIDTTTCTFGRNRCGTLTINALNVSKGCLLSQYCADPIACCEGDLCNSAIPTGPRAIVLLVSSAILKFIF, encoded by the exons ATGATGCAGCTTTATGCAGCTCTGATCCTGAGTGTGACTCTGTCTGCAG catgTGGATTAAGATGCTACACATGCTACCTGTCAGATCCTAAATCCTGCATAGACACCACAACTTGTACTTTTGGCCGCAACCGTTGTGGCACTCTTACAATAAACG CTCTTAATGTAAGTAAGGGCTGCCTGCTCAGTCAATACTGTGCTGACCCTATCGCTTGCTGTGAAGGGGACCTGTGTAACAGCGCTATTCCAACTGGTCCCAGAGCCATCGTTCTGCTGGTATCTTCAGCCATCCTCAAATTTATTTTCTGA
- the LOC109204602 gene encoding DNA mismatch repair protein Msh3 isoform X3 has protein sequence MPKSLKKSCTTQTSISRYFGGLSSSSSFASNKQRGINQKPAEQQLSRGNQKLSSDDDLELPRKRAKPSPKDQQAEDVECEPASCQGIKDTKLTLSRKAGSLCSSTLEKLKGFTCGAEPSVVSSITREETETADAGQESSDWPPRCATGQPETTHRLQHAEREHEDEEEDDKEKADLGLAAAKQGVHFSQFAKTGGGKCAELGPLLGSSTSSRRSKSIFTPLEQQVIQLKQQHKDALLAVECGYKYRFFGEDAEIAAKELNIVCHLDHNFMTCSIPTHRLFVHVRRLVSHGHKVGVVKQTETFAIKASGANRNALFTRQLSALYTKSTLVGEDVNPVCRLGDVEEGGCDDVVSDPPDSFLICISENWDKVKKRLTAGLVAVQPSTGDVLLDCFPDGPSRSELECRVLKINPVEILVPSDLSEQTERLLHSITNASFIKQGERTRLAEGSTQPEARWVHLKVLKKK, from the exons ATGCCAAAGTCTCTGAAAAAGTCCTGCACTACTCAGACCTCTATTAGCAGGTACTTTGGAGgactgagcagcagcagcagctttgcCTCCAACAAGCAGCGCGGGATTAACCAAAAGCCTGCAGAGCAGCAGCTTTCAAGAGGCAAC CAGAAGCTTTCATCTGATGATGACTTGGAATTGCCAAGAAAACGAGCTAAGCCTTCTCCAAAGGACCAACAGGCGGAGGATGTGGAGTGTGAGCCTGCGTCCTGTCAGGGCATTAAAG ACACAAAGCTGACGCTGAGCCGAAAAGCAGGCAGCCTGTGCTCCTCCACATTGGAGAAGCTGAAAGGCTTCACCTGCGGGGCTGAGCCCAGTGTCGTCAGCAGCATCACCCGGGAAGAAACAGAGACAGCTGATGCAGGTCAGGAAAGCAGTGATTGGCCTCCTCGTTGTGCTACAGGTCAACCTGAAACTACACACAGACTGCAGCATGCAGAAAGGGAGcatgaggatgaagaggaggatgatAAAGAAAAGGCAGATCTGGGGTTGGCTGCAGCAAAACAG GGAGTTCACTTCTCTCAGTTTGCCAAGACAGGAGGAGGAAAGTGTGCAGAGCTGGGTCCTCTGTTGGGGTCTAGCACCTCCTCCAGGCGTTCAAAGAGCATTTTCACCCCCCTTGAGCAGCAGGTGATCCAGCTGAAACAGCAGCATAAGGATGCTTTGTTGGCTGTGGAGTGTGGTTACAAGTACAGGTTCTTTGGAGAGGACGCAGAG ATTGCTGCAAAGGAGCTGAACATCGTCTGTCATCTGGATCATAACTTCATGACGTGCAGCATCCCCACACACCGCCTGTTTGTTCATGTCAGACGGCTGGTGTCTCACGGACACAAG GTTGGAGTGGttaaacagacagaaacattTGCGATCAAAGCGTCAGGGGCCAACAGAAATGCTCTGTTCACTCGTCAGCTCAGTGCCCTGTACACCAAGTCCACTTTGGTGGGAGAGG atgtaaaTCCGGTCTGCAGACTCGGGGATGTGGAGGAGGGGGGCTGCGATGATGTTGTGTCGGACCCTCCCGACAGTTTCCTGATTTGTATTAGTGAGAATTGGGACAAAGTGAAGAAGCGGCTCACTGCAGGGCTTGTG gcaGTTCAGCCCAGCACAGGCGACGTGCTTCTGGACTGTTTTCCTGACGGTCCCTCTCGCTCTGAGCTGGAATGCCGTGTGCTTAAAATCAACCCTGTTGAAATCCTGGTGCCCTCTGACCTCTCAGAGCAAACCGAGAGACTCCTGCACAGCATCACTAATGCAAG TTTTATCAAACAAGGAGAAAGAACAAGGCTCGCAGAGGGAAGCACGCAGCCAGAGGCTCGGTGGGTCCATCTCAAGGTGCTGAAAAAGAAGTGA
- the LOC109204602 gene encoding DNA mismatch repair protein Msh3 isoform X2, which produces MPKSLKKSCTTQTSISRYFGGLSSSSSFASNKQRGINQKPAEQQLSRGNKLSSDDDLELPRKRAKPSPKDQQAEDVECEPASCQGIKDTKLTLSRKAGSLCSSTLEKLKGFTCGAEPSVVSSITREETETADAGQESSDWPPRCATGQPETTHRLQHAEREHEDEEEDDKEKADLGLAAAKQGVHFSQFAKTGGGKCAELGPLLGSSTSSRRSKSIFTPLEQQVIQLKQQHKDALLAVECGYKYRFFGEDAEIAAKELNIVCHLDHNFMTCSIPTHRLFVHVRRLVSHGHKVGVVKQTETFAIKASGANRNALFTRQLSALYTKSTLVGEDVNPVCRLGDVEEGGCDDVVSDPPDSFLICISENWDKVKKRLTAGLVAVQPSTGDVLLDCFPDGPSRSELECRVLKINPVEILVPSDLSEQTERLLHSITNARIRFRFPRAGRQLFYWKLLRFGLDEEINVGLVLSTLDFTAGLNRIQPSLLYFKRS; this is translated from the exons ATGCCAAAGTCTCTGAAAAAGTCCTGCACTACTCAGACCTCTATTAGCAGGTACTTTGGAGgactgagcagcagcagcagctttgcCTCCAACAAGCAGCGCGGGATTAACCAAAAGCCTGCAGAGCAGCAGCTTTCAAGAGGCAAC AAGCTTTCATCTGATGATGACTTGGAATTGCCAAGAAAACGAGCTAAGCCTTCTCCAAAGGACCAACAGGCGGAGGATGTGGAGTGTGAGCCTGCGTCCTGTCAGGGCATTAAAG ACACAAAGCTGACGCTGAGCCGAAAAGCAGGCAGCCTGTGCTCCTCCACATTGGAGAAGCTGAAAGGCTTCACCTGCGGGGCTGAGCCCAGTGTCGTCAGCAGCATCACCCGGGAAGAAACAGAGACAGCTGATGCAGGTCAGGAAAGCAGTGATTGGCCTCCTCGTTGTGCTACAGGTCAACCTGAAACTACACACAGACTGCAGCATGCAGAAAGGGAGcatgaggatgaagaggaggatgatAAAGAAAAGGCAGATCTGGGGTTGGCTGCAGCAAAACAG GGAGTTCACTTCTCTCAGTTTGCCAAGACAGGAGGAGGAAAGTGTGCAGAGCTGGGTCCTCTGTTGGGGTCTAGCACCTCCTCCAGGCGTTCAAAGAGCATTTTCACCCCCCTTGAGCAGCAGGTGATCCAGCTGAAACAGCAGCATAAGGATGCTTTGTTGGCTGTGGAGTGTGGTTACAAGTACAGGTTCTTTGGAGAGGACGCAGAG ATTGCTGCAAAGGAGCTGAACATCGTCTGTCATCTGGATCATAACTTCATGACGTGCAGCATCCCCACACACCGCCTGTTTGTTCATGTCAGACGGCTGGTGTCTCACGGACACAAG GTTGGAGTGGttaaacagacagaaacattTGCGATCAAAGCGTCAGGGGCCAACAGAAATGCTCTGTTCACTCGTCAGCTCAGTGCCCTGTACACCAAGTCCACTTTGGTGGGAGAGG atgtaaaTCCGGTCTGCAGACTCGGGGATGTGGAGGAGGGGGGCTGCGATGATGTTGTGTCGGACCCTCCCGACAGTTTCCTGATTTGTATTAGTGAGAATTGGGACAAAGTGAAGAAGCGGCTCACTGCAGGGCTTGTG gcaGTTCAGCCCAGCACAGGCGACGTGCTTCTGGACTGTTTTCCTGACGGTCCCTCTCGCTCTGAGCTGGAATGCCGTGTGCTTAAAATCAACCCTGTTGAAATCCTGGTGCCCTCTGACCTCTCAGAGCAAACCGAGAGACTCCTGCACAGCATCACTAATGCAAG AATTCGGTTTAGGTTTCCCCGGGCAGGCAGACAGTTGTTTTATTGGAAACTCCTCAGGTTCGGTCTGGATGAGGAAATCAATGTGGGCTTGGTTCTCAGCACTCTGGATTTCACTGCAGGGCTAAACAGGATCCAGCCAAGCCTTCTGTATTTTAAAAGATCATAG
- the LOC109204602 gene encoding DNA mismatch repair protein Msh3 isoform X1 codes for MPKSLKKSCTTQTSISRYFGGLSSSSSFASNKQRGINQKPAEQQLSRGNQKLSSDDDLELPRKRAKPSPKDQQAEDVECEPASCQGIKDTKLTLSRKAGSLCSSTLEKLKGFTCGAEPSVVSSITREETETADAGQESSDWPPRCATGQPETTHRLQHAEREHEDEEEDDKEKADLGLAAAKQGVHFSQFAKTGGGKCAELGPLLGSSTSSRRSKSIFTPLEQQVIQLKQQHKDALLAVECGYKYRFFGEDAEIAAKELNIVCHLDHNFMTCSIPTHRLFVHVRRLVSHGHKVGVVKQTETFAIKASGANRNALFTRQLSALYTKSTLVGEDVNPVCRLGDVEEGGCDDVVSDPPDSFLICISENWDKVKKRLTAGLVAVQPSTGDVLLDCFPDGPSRSELECRVLKINPVEILVPSDLSEQTERLLHSITNARIRFRFPRAGRQLFYWKLLRFGLDEEINVGLVLSTLDFTAGLNRIQPSLLYFKRS; via the exons ATGCCAAAGTCTCTGAAAAAGTCCTGCACTACTCAGACCTCTATTAGCAGGTACTTTGGAGgactgagcagcagcagcagctttgcCTCCAACAAGCAGCGCGGGATTAACCAAAAGCCTGCAGAGCAGCAGCTTTCAAGAGGCAAC CAGAAGCTTTCATCTGATGATGACTTGGAATTGCCAAGAAAACGAGCTAAGCCTTCTCCAAAGGACCAACAGGCGGAGGATGTGGAGTGTGAGCCTGCGTCCTGTCAGGGCATTAAAG ACACAAAGCTGACGCTGAGCCGAAAAGCAGGCAGCCTGTGCTCCTCCACATTGGAGAAGCTGAAAGGCTTCACCTGCGGGGCTGAGCCCAGTGTCGTCAGCAGCATCACCCGGGAAGAAACAGAGACAGCTGATGCAGGTCAGGAAAGCAGTGATTGGCCTCCTCGTTGTGCTACAGGTCAACCTGAAACTACACACAGACTGCAGCATGCAGAAAGGGAGcatgaggatgaagaggaggatgatAAAGAAAAGGCAGATCTGGGGTTGGCTGCAGCAAAACAG GGAGTTCACTTCTCTCAGTTTGCCAAGACAGGAGGAGGAAAGTGTGCAGAGCTGGGTCCTCTGTTGGGGTCTAGCACCTCCTCCAGGCGTTCAAAGAGCATTTTCACCCCCCTTGAGCAGCAGGTGATCCAGCTGAAACAGCAGCATAAGGATGCTTTGTTGGCTGTGGAGTGTGGTTACAAGTACAGGTTCTTTGGAGAGGACGCAGAG ATTGCTGCAAAGGAGCTGAACATCGTCTGTCATCTGGATCATAACTTCATGACGTGCAGCATCCCCACACACCGCCTGTTTGTTCATGTCAGACGGCTGGTGTCTCACGGACACAAG GTTGGAGTGGttaaacagacagaaacattTGCGATCAAAGCGTCAGGGGCCAACAGAAATGCTCTGTTCACTCGTCAGCTCAGTGCCCTGTACACCAAGTCCACTTTGGTGGGAGAGG atgtaaaTCCGGTCTGCAGACTCGGGGATGTGGAGGAGGGGGGCTGCGATGATGTTGTGTCGGACCCTCCCGACAGTTTCCTGATTTGTATTAGTGAGAATTGGGACAAAGTGAAGAAGCGGCTCACTGCAGGGCTTGTG gcaGTTCAGCCCAGCACAGGCGACGTGCTTCTGGACTGTTTTCCTGACGGTCCCTCTCGCTCTGAGCTGGAATGCCGTGTGCTTAAAATCAACCCTGTTGAAATCCTGGTGCCCTCTGACCTCTCAGAGCAAACCGAGAGACTCCTGCACAGCATCACTAATGCAAG AATTCGGTTTAGGTTTCCCCGGGCAGGCAGACAGTTGTTTTATTGGAAACTCCTCAGGTTCGGTCTGGATGAGGAAATCAATGTGGGCTTGGTTCTCAGCACTCTGGATTTCACTGCAGGGCTAAACAGGATCCAGCCAAGCCTTCTGTATTTTAAAAGATCATAG